The genome window TTCTTGGGAACAAAAAAGTAGTAGATGAAATTGAAAAAATAAATAATTTTCCCTTAAATCTGAAACTTAAAATTCAGCATTTACTTCTAAGTCATCATGGAGAACGCGAAAAAGGTGCGGTTGTCTTGCCCAAAATTAGAGAGGCAATTCTCATGCATTTTGCCGATAATATGGATGCTCAAACTACCGGTGCAGAATCAATAATCAAAAAGGCGATTGATGAAAAACGAACTTGGTCGGAGTATGACCGTTTGACAAATAGGGCATACTTTACAGAATAAAATTTAATTTACAAACTTAATAATTGGGGAATAAGTTAATTAAAATATTACTATGAAAAACAAAAATCAGATAACGGCTTTAGCCTTGTTCTCAGGCGGATTAGACAGCATTCTTGCGATGAAACTCATCCAAAAACAGAGAATAAAAGTTATTCCGATTTGCTTTGAATCTCCTTTTTTCGGATCTGGGAAAGCGAGATATATTGCAAAAAAATTGGGGATGAAATTAAAAATAATTCAATTGAAGGATGATTATCTTGAAATGGTTCGTAATCCGAAATTCGGCTACGGAAAAAATCTAAATCCCTGTATTGACTGCCATGCTTTCATGTTCCACAAATTGGGCTCAATGCTAAAACGGATGAAAGCAGATTTTCTCATATCCGGTGAAGTTCTCGGGCAAAGACCAAAATCGCAAACAAAAGTCGCTCTGGCAACCGTTTCAAAAAACTGTGATTATAAAGACCTGATAGTTCGCCCGTTATCACAAAAATTGCTTCCTGATACAAAACCGATTTTAGAAGGTTGGGTGGACAAAGAAATGTTAGAAGATATTCAGGGACGAACCAGAACACGCCAGATGGAACTTGTGAAAGAATTTGAAATTGTTGATTATCCTTCTCCTGCCGGGGGGTGTTTACTAACTGAAAAACGAATTTGCACCCGCCTTCAAGATTTGATGGATCGCAAGATGTATTTTTACAATTTTGTCAATCTTTTGCGTTATGGCAGGCATTTTCGCTTGAATAACAATACAAAATTAATACTTGGCAGACACAAAAAAGATAATGAAAACTTGCAAAAATTTACTGTGGGAAACATGCTCCATTTGCATGCAGTTGATTTTCCCGGACCTTATGGTGTATTGAATTTTTTGGAAATTCCCCAAAAAGAAACATTAATTTTGTCAGCCAAAATTCTATTACGCTATATTGCAAATATACAGTCTGTTGCTAAAGTTTCCATTAGATCTGCAACCGGAAATGAACAAATTGTGGAAGTCGAACCGTTTGCTCAAGGAGAAGAACAAGGATATTTG of Candidatus Cloacimonadota bacterium contains these proteins:
- a CDS encoding DUF814 domain-containing protein, with translation MKNKNQITALALFSGGLDSILAMKLIQKQRIKVIPICFESPFFGSGKARYIAKKLGMKLKIIQLKDDYLEMVRNPKFGYGKNLNPCIDCHAFMFHKLGSMLKRMKADFLISGEVLGQRPKSQTKVALATVSKNCDYKDLIVRPLSQKLLPDTKPILEGWVDKEMLEDIQGRTRTRQMELVKEFEIVDYPSPAGGCLLTEKRICTRLQDLMDRKMYFYNFVNLLRYGRHFRLNNNTKLILGRHKKDNENLQKFTVGNMLHLHAVDFPGPYGVLNFLEIPQKETLILSAKILLRYIANIQSVAKVSIRSATGNEQIVEVEPFAQGEEQGYLI